A window of the Deinobacterium chartae genome harbors these coding sequences:
- a CDS encoding Gfo/Idh/MocA family protein: MRVGIIGCGDISVTYLKNASGVTPFTVAAVADLDLERASRRAREYGVERVLTPQELLAQPDIEVVLNLTVPAAHFEVSRAALEAGKHVYGEKPLAIRREDGETLVLLASERGLKLGSAPDTFLGAGLQTARKLIDDGVIGRPLAATAFMMGRGPESWHPSPDFFYRPGAGPLFDMGPYYLTALISLLGPITCVTGQAVSGHTERVITGPVRTGERIRVETPTHITGLLAFESGAVATLITSFDVWYAELPRIEIYGTEGTLSIPDPNTFGGPVRLRRAGEEAWREVPLTHAYATNSRGVGLRDLIEAAQQGREPRASGRLALHVLDAMQSILESSEARRTLDLGSRAERPAPLEALPTTV, encoded by the coding sequence ATGCGAGTAGGCATCATAGGCTGTGGCGACATCAGCGTGACGTACCTGAAAAATGCCTCGGGGGTTACTCCCTTCACGGTGGCGGCAGTGGCCGACTTGGACCTCGAGCGTGCCTCGAGGCGCGCCCGGGAGTACGGGGTGGAGCGGGTGCTGACCCCGCAGGAACTGCTGGCGCAGCCGGACATCGAGGTGGTCCTCAACCTCACCGTGCCCGCCGCGCACTTCGAGGTCAGCCGCGCGGCCCTCGAGGCGGGCAAGCACGTTTACGGCGAAAAGCCGCTGGCAATCCGCCGCGAGGACGGCGAGACCCTGGTGCTGCTGGCGTCGGAACGGGGCCTGAAACTGGGAAGTGCCCCGGACACCTTTCTGGGAGCCGGGCTGCAGACCGCGCGCAAACTCATCGATGACGGCGTGATCGGTCGGCCGCTGGCTGCCACCGCTTTTATGATGGGGCGCGGTCCCGAGTCGTGGCATCCGAGCCCCGACTTTTTCTATCGCCCCGGGGCGGGGCCGCTGTTCGACATGGGACCTTACTATCTCACCGCCCTGATCTCGCTGCTGGGCCCGATCACCTGCGTCACCGGGCAGGCGGTTTCGGGGCACACCGAGCGGGTCATTACCGGTCCGGTCCGGACCGGCGAACGCATCCGGGTAGAAACGCCCACGCACATCACCGGCCTGCTCGCTTTCGAGTCGGGGGCGGTTGCCACCCTGATCACCTCGTTTGACGTGTGGTACGCCGAGTTGCCGCGTATCGAGATCTACGGGACCGAGGGGACGCTCAGCATCCCGGACCCCAACACCTTCGGCGGGCCGGTGCGGCTGCGCCGGGCCGGCGAGGAGGCGTGGCGGGAGGTGCCGCTGACCCACGCGTACGCAACCAACAGCCGTGGCGTTGGCCTGCGGGACCTGATCGAGGCGGCGCAGCAGGGACGCGAGCCGCGGGCGTCGGGCAGGCTGGCCCTGCACGTGCTCGATGCGATGCAAAGCATCCTCGAGAGTTCGGAGGCCCGTCGCACGCTGGATCTGGGCAGCCGCGCCGAGCGCCCCGCTCCTCTCGAGGCGCTGCCAACGACCGTCTAG
- a CDS encoding sugar phosphate isomerase/epimerase family protein, giving the protein MPEIAVQLYTLRHDLARDFPGTLSALARLGIRHVEFAGHYGDHGPESLRALLDELGLSVPSLHLQLIALETDFQRQVHLAHALGASHVVVPWWRAEDTAGWEDLRARLEALAPRVAEAGLRLAYHNHAHELSERLQGQPVLDALLEVPGLGAEIDVAWVHAGGYDPAAYLTRYRPDLVHLKDARQDGERWQTVPLGQGEVPLEAALRASQGAAYWIIEQDECQGPALEAVAASLNHLRALA; this is encoded by the coding sequence ATGCCCGAAATTGCCGTGCAGCTTTACACCCTACGTCACGACCTCGCGCGCGACTTCCCGGGAACCTTAAGCGCCCTGGCCCGGCTGGGCATCAGACACGTCGAGTTCGCCGGGCATTACGGCGATCACGGCCCGGAAAGCCTGCGGGCCCTGCTGGACGAACTGGGCCTGAGCGTGCCCTCGCTGCACCTGCAACTGATCGCGCTCGAAACCGACTTCCAGCGCCAGGTGCACCTGGCACACGCCCTGGGGGCAAGCCACGTCGTCGTGCCGTGGTGGCGCGCCGAGGACACGGCGGGCTGGGAGGACCTGCGCGCCCGTCTGGAAGCCCTGGCTCCACGGGTAGCGGAGGCGGGCCTGAGGCTGGCCTATCACAACCATGCCCACGAACTCAGCGAACGGCTGCAGGGCCAGCCGGTTCTGGACGCCCTGCTCGAGGTTCCCGGCCTCGGAGCCGAGATCGACGTCGCCTGGGTACACGCCGGTGGCTACGACCCGGCCGCCTACCTCACGCGCTACCGCCCCGACCTGGTGCACCTCAAGGACGCGCGCCAAGACGGGGAACGCTGGCAGACCGTGCCGCTGGGCCAGGGCGAGGTTCCCCTCGAGGCCGCCCTGCGCGCCTCGCAGGGCGCGGCGTACTGGATCATCGAGCAAGACGAGTGCCAGGGCCCGGCCCTGGAGGCGGTGGCGGCCAGCCTGAATCACCTCAGGGCCCTCGCCTGA
- a CDS encoding class I SAM-dependent methyltransferase produces the protein MTVSSPSLAVVNLAFERQGEAEALARSLEVPLVSEAEAAAFGQVLVLTPERLELRETGPQAAGAVYVDFASGRYDHRRRFGGGRGQEIARAAGLKGGRTPDVTDATAGLGADAFVLASLGCTLRLIERRGPVAALLRDGLERARNHPDPELSAIAARMTLLEGDAAERLPTLDPAPSVVYLDPMYPAKAKTSLPKKEMRLFHTLVGPDLDSGRLLTAALEVARYRVVVKRPAGAPPLAGPKPSAAVQSKNTRFDLYVKAALD, from the coding sequence GTGACCGTCTCTTCCCCGTCTCTGGCCGTTGTCAACCTCGCCTTCGAGCGTCAGGGGGAGGCCGAAGCGCTGGCCCGCTCGCTCGAGGTACCGCTGGTGAGCGAGGCGGAGGCCGCCGCCTTCGGGCAGGTCCTGGTGCTGACGCCAGAACGCCTCGAACTGCGCGAAACCGGCCCGCAGGCAGCAGGCGCGGTGTATGTGGATTTCGCGTCCGGTCGCTACGACCACCGTCGCCGCTTCGGCGGCGGGCGCGGTCAGGAGATCGCGCGCGCCGCAGGCCTCAAGGGTGGACGCACGCCCGACGTGACCGACGCGACTGCGGGGCTGGGCGCGGACGCTTTCGTGCTGGCCAGCCTGGGCTGCACGCTGCGGCTGATCGAACGCCGGGGTCCGGTGGCAGCCCTGTTGCGTGACGGCCTCGAGCGGGCCCGGAACCACCCGGATCCGGAATTAAGCGCCATCGCCGCGCGCATGACCCTGCTCGAGGGCGACGCCGCCGAGCGACTGCCGACCCTCGATCCTGCTCCGTCGGTGGTGTACCTGGACCCGATGTACCCGGCCAAGGCCAAGACCTCGCTGCCCAAAAAAGAAATGCGGCTGTTTCACACGCTGGTGGGCCCCGATCTTGACTCGGGGCGCCTGCTGACCGCAGCCCTCGAGGTGGCCCGCTACCGGGTGGTGGTCAAGCGTCCGGCCGGAGCTCCGCCCCTGGCGGGCCCCAAGCCCTCGGCGGCGGTGCAGAGCAAGAACACGCGCTTCGATCTGTATGTGAAAGCCGCGCTGGACTAG